From the genome of Mycoplasma sp. 1578d:
TCATTAACCCTCTCAGCGATTAATTCTAAATGATTTGGACAAGTAAACATATTTTGTTCTTGATTAAATTGAATATATAAAACTCCAGGGTATGTTCGATAATATTGTTTCTTTCCGATAAAATGCATCCCTAACATTGCCAAATGAAAGACATTTCTTTTTTCTTGTTCAAGTTGTGCTTCAAAGACAACTGGATACACACTTAAATCAAAACTAATTAATGGATGAACTTTAAGTAATCTTTTTTCTTCATCACTGAAAAAATCTATAATTTCTTGATGTTCTTTAACTAAATCTGTATTTGTCCCAAAAAATTTGTTAGAAACACTAACTTCCTCTTGAAAGGTTTTTATAAAAACATTCAAATCTAATAAATTTTTTTGGGTTTTGATAATACTATTTAAAAATCAAGTAATTTTTTCTAACTCTCGAGCTAATCCAAAATAAAACTCAAAATATTGATCACATTTTTTACAATAAGCTTTTACTTTATCCACCATAGATTAATTATATTTAAAAGCTTAATATTTTAAATGCTATTGTCTCTTTTATTTATAATTTTTTATATGCTCAATTATGAAAGAGAATTTTTACCTAATAAAAAGATCATTGCTGGTTGCGATGAGGCTGGACGTGGATCATGAGCTGGCCCGCTAGTAGCAGCGTGTGTGATTATGCCTTATGGTGCTAAAATTGAAGAAATAAACGATTCAAAAAAATTAAATTCTCACAAAAGACAAGCTCTTTTTGATCAAATTTTAAACAACGCACTCGAAGTTCAGATCTCAATTCGTTCAGTTGAAGATATTAATCTTTCTAATCCTAAAGAAGAATCAAAAGTCGCAATGAGTAATTGCGTTCAGCAAATGAAACTCACGCCTGAAATTGTAATTACTGATTTTGAAAAAATCTATATTGATTTAGAGCAAATCAACTTAATTAAAGGTGATCAAATTTCTTATAATGTAGCTGCAGCTAGCATTATTGCTAAGGTTTATCGTGATAATTTAATGATCAAACTTGATCAACAATATCCTGGATATGGATTTGTAAATCATAAGGGTTATGGGACTAAAGAACATAAACTTGCAATTGTAAAAAACGGAATTACTCCACAACACCGAATTAAATACAAACCGATTAAAAATTTAGTTTCTTCAATAACTTAATTTTGTTCTTTTTTACACTTTTTAAGCCTTTGTTGTAAAAAGTATATTTTGTATTATGGTAAAATTAGTATTATGATTAAGGTCGAAAATGTTACTTTTAAATATCGAGCTAATGACATTGTTCCAGCCTTGTCAAATGTCTCATTTGAAATCAAAAAAGGTGAATATGTAGCTATTTTAGGACATAATGGTTCAGGAAAAAGCACTATTTCAAAAATCCTTTCAGCTCTAATCAAACCAACTTCTGGGCAAGTGATTATTGATGATATTGTTTATTCACGCGAAACTTTAATCGATGTTAGAAAAAAAATTGGCATTGTTTTTCAAAATCCAGAAAACCAATTTATCGGTTCTTCGGTCGAAGATGATATTGCTTTTGGTTTAGAAAACAAACTTATGTCACGACCAGAAATGATTGAAACAGTACGAAAATATGCAGAAAAAGTTGATATGCTGGATTATTTAGAGCGTGAGCCTGAAAATCTTTCAGGAGGACAAAAACAACGCGTTGCCATTGCATCAGTCCTTGCCCTTGATCCTGAAGTAATTATTTTTGACGAAATCACTTCAATGCTTGATCCAAGAGGAAAAAATAAAGTAATTGAAATTATTCAAGGAATTCGAGCGCGAAAAGATAAAACCTTAATT
Proteins encoded in this window:
- a CDS encoding ribonuclease HII; translation: MLNYEREFLPNKKIIAGCDEAGRGSWAGPLVAACVIMPYGAKIEEINDSKKLNSHKRQALFDQILNNALEVQISIRSVEDINLSNPKEESKVAMSNCVQQMKLTPEIVITDFEKIYIDLEQINLIKGDQISYNVAAASIIAKVYRDNLMIKLDQQYPGYGFVNHKGYGTKEHKLAIVKNGITPQHRIKYKPIKNLVSSIT
- a CDS encoding energy-coupling factor transporter ATPase; protein product: MIKVENVTFKYRANDIVPALSNVSFEIKKGEYVAILGHNGSGKSTISKILSALIKPTSGQVIIDDIVYSRETLIDVRKKIGIVFQNPENQFIGSSVEDDIAFGLENKLMSRPEMIETVRKYAEKVDMLDYLEREPENLSGGQKQRVAIASVLALDPEVIIFDEITSMLDPRGKNKVIEIIQGIRARKDKTLISITHDMDEAILADKCLVFSSGKLVAAGRPIDILNNKKIIDIAKIDSPFVYKLSSLIKGIEPTYNEEELLNKICK